The Deferribacterota bacterium nucleotide sequence ATTTGTTATATATCTAACAGGATCAATATACTCCCTTGTAGGGCCTGCTGTAACTAAAAATCTAATCCCCTTATATTCTTTGCTGCTTTGTTTGTAATCATTAACATAATCAAAAATTTCATCTGGTTCTTTTAGCCTGCCAACCCCTTCATCGCTACAAGCTAATTCACCTTTAGATGGGGGGATAATATTAAAACCTAAATTATTTAATTTATTTATATTCTCTTTGGTTATTGGGTTTAAGTACATTCTAGTATTCATTGCAGGACAAATAAACACAGTTTTCTCATATGCTACCAACATCAATGAGGTTAATAGATTATCCCCAACACCAGAGGCAATCTTGGCAATTGTATTTGCTGTTGCAGGCGCAATAATGATAATATCAGCCCAATCGACTAAATCTATATGAGACATATAACTTTCATTATTATTTTCATCAAATTCTTCTATATAAACTTTCTTTCTTGTTAAAGCTTCAAAGGTTAAGGGCTTAACAAATTGTGTAGCATTTTTTGTCATAATAACCCTAACAGGGTTATTACTTTTTAAA carries:
- the coaBC gene encoding bifunctional phosphopantothenoylcysteine decarboxylase/phosphopantothenate--cysteine ligase CoaBC; the encoded protein is MKKVNYNILLAVTGGIAAYKIPYLCRLFLKSNNPVRVIMTKNATQFVKPLTFEALTRKKVYIEEFDENNNESYMSHIDLVDWADIIIIAPATANTIAKIASGVGDNLLTSLMLVAYEKTVFICPAMNTRMYLNPITKENINKLNNLGFNIIPPSKGELACSDEGVGRLKEPDEIFDYVNDYKQSSKEYKGIRFLVTAGPTREYIDPVRYITN